The Anopheles merus strain MAF chromosome 2L, AmerM5.1, whole genome shotgun sequence genome has a segment encoding these proteins:
- the LOC121593523 gene encoding nuclear protein 1 has product MSDDYDKYDFEMEKHIHSGHSGKQRSKKEASDHTNHYDPSGHSRKIVTKLKNTESNKKSPPK; this is encoded by the coding sequence ATGTCGGACGATTACGACAAGTACGACTTTGAGATGGAGAAGCACATCCACTCGGGGCACAGTGGCAAGCAGCGCAGCAAGAAGGAGGCAAGCGACCACACCAACCATTACGATCCGAGCGGCCATTCGCGCAAGATTGTGACCAAGCTGAAAAACACGGAATCGAACAAGAAGTCACCGCCGAAGTAA